From the genome of Mycoplasma anserisalpingitidis, one region includes:
- a CDS encoding NAD(P)/FAD-dependent oxidoreductase: MDKNIYDLAIIGAGPAGLNAALYASRANLSVIFIEKSAPGGKVSLTSKVENWIGTELIEGWELGTKFFEHAKKYGALYKYGEVVKINNISDLDKEVVLASGEIIKSKTVLIASGMKNKVPTFIKNIEKFENRGVSYCAICDGPLFGKNPSLILGGGNSAVEEAAYLSNIASEVTLITNIDHLTAEKHLIADLELKSNVKILYNSTIKEINGQNSLESAIIVDNGVEKEIKVSSLFPYIGMVASNEFIKDLGIVEENGFIKTDEHMQTKIPGIFAAGDIIDKKIRQIVTAASDGSIAAKAISDLLNKL, encoded by the coding sequence ATGGACAAAAATATTTATGATTTAGCTATTATTGGAGCTGGCCCCGCAGGACTTAATGCAGCTCTCTATGCTTCAAGAGCAAATTTAAGTGTTATTTTTATTGAAAAAAGTGCGCCTGGTGGAAAGGTTTCACTAACTTCAAAAGTTGAAAATTGAATTGGTACTGAATTAATTGAAGGTTGAGAATTAGGAACTAAATTTTTTGAACATGCTAAAAAATATGGAGCATTATACAAATACGGTGAAGTTGTTAAAATAAACAATATTTCAGATTTGGATAAAGAAGTAGTTTTAGCTAGCGGAGAAATAATCAAATCAAAAACTGTTTTAATTGCAAGTGGTATGAAAAATAAAGTTCCAACTTTTATCAAGAATATAGAGAAATTTGAAAACCGCGGTGTTAGTTATTGTGCAATTTGTGATGGTCCGTTATTTGGAAAAAATCCTTCATTAATCCTTGGTGGTGGTAATAGTGCTGTAGAAGAAGCTGCTTATTTATCTAACATTGCTTCAGAGGTTACTTTAATAACAAATATCGATCATCTTACAGCTGAAAAACATCTAATTGCAGACTTAGAATTAAAATCTAATGTAAAGATTTTATATAATTCTACTATTAAGGAAATTAATGGACAAAATTCGCTTGAAAGTGCAATCATTGTTGACAATGGAGTTGAAAAAGAAATTAAAGTTTCATCATTATTTCCATACATCGGCATGGTAGCAAGCAATGAATTTATTAAAGATTTAGGTATTGTTGAAGAAAATGGATTTATTAAAACTGATGAACACATGCAAACAAAAATTCCAGGTATTTTTGCTGCTGGGGATATAATTGACAAAAAAATACGTCAAATTGTAACTGCAGCTAGCGATGGTTCAATTGCTGCTAAAGCAATCAGCGACTTGTTAAATAAATTGTAG
- the hpt gene encoding hypoxanthine phosphoribosyltransferase — MTLVDKRIKKVLYSQVEIEQKIVELADWVNEEFKDSKNLIIVCLLKGAMPFMAQLIKSVSVDHSIDFMITSSYAGSHASSGSVKIIMDLANDIENKDVLVVEDIIDSGITLDKIKDILQTRKPNKLKILTFLDKPYNRKVQLNADKFGFLVPNEFLVGFGLDYKEKMRNLPYIGIFDEKFLEK; from the coding sequence ATGACTTTAGTAGATAAAAGAATCAAAAAAGTTTTATATTCTCAAGTAGAAATTGAACAAAAAATTGTTGAACTTGCTGACTGAGTTAATGAAGAATTTAAGGATAGCAAAAATCTAATAATTGTTTGTCTATTAAAAGGTGCCATGCCTTTTATGGCTCAATTAATTAAAAGTGTTAGCGTTGATCACTCAATCGATTTTATGATCACTTCAAGCTATGCAGGTTCACATGCAAGTAGCGGAAGTGTTAAAATTATTATGGATTTAGCTAATGACATTGAAAATAAGGACGTTTTAGTTGTTGAAGACATCATTGATTCAGGTATAACCCTTGATAAAATTAAAGATATTTTACAAACTAGAAAGCCAAATAAATTAAAAATATTGACATTTCTTGACAAACCTTATAATCGTAAGGTTCAATTGAATGCTGATAAATTCGGTTTTCTTGTACCAAATGAATTTTTAGTTGGTTTTGGATTAGACTACAAGGAAAAGATGCGTAATCTTCCTTATATTGGAATTTTTGATGAAAAATTTTTAGAAAAATAA
- the yihA gene encoding ribosome biogenesis GTP-binding protein YihA/YsxC, with protein MFKFIKSSSNKSNWLVHSGVEICFWGRSNVGKSSLINSITNISNLARVSKTPGRTQLLNYFADENKVIVDLPGYGYAKMSTRENDKMNLMIQEYLENSTNLRHIFLLLDSRRGITELDSQVISYIKALQKPITFVFTKLDKLNQSEKSKLLRLIKEIESEWFEFDYVLVSTLKKTNIDKLKDKIEYIFKGE; from the coding sequence ATGTTTAAATTTATTAAAAGCAGTTCAAATAAATCAAATTGATTAGTGCATTCTGGTGTTGAAATATGCTTTTGAGGGCGTTCAAATGTTGGGAAAAGCAGTTTAATTAATAGTATTACAAATATTTCTAATTTAGCTAGAGTTAGTAAAACTCCAGGTAGAACTCAGTTATTAAACTATTTTGCTGATGAAAACAAGGTTATCGTGGATTTACCTGGTTATGGTTATGCAAAAATGAGTACTAGAGAAAATGATAAAATGAATTTAATGATTCAAGAATATCTTGAAAATTCAACAAATTTAAGACATATTTTCTTGCTATTAGATTCTCGCAGAGGCATAACCGAACTTGATTCACAAGTAATTAGTTATATTAAGGCTTTACAAAAACCAATTACATTTGTTTTTACTAAACTAGACAAGTTAAACCAAAGCGAAAAATCTAAACTTTTAAGACTAATAAAAGAAATTGAAAGTGAATGATTTGAGTTTGATTACGTACTTGTTTCAACGCTCAAAAAAACTAATATAGATAAATTAAAAGACAAAATAGAATATATTTTTAAAGGAGAATAA
- a CDS encoding acetate/propionate family kinase — MSKILVINAGSSSIKLTLFNKENFEVVATGIAERIILPMGNITIKFNGKHEKELALPNHHVAAQHILEMLNELKIINDVKEIEYIGYRIVQGGPYFDKASKLTEKEIQLIDEVSIYAPLHNPGAIQAIRAFNEVIPHAKASANFDTAFHTTINKVNSTYPIPREISEKYGIKKYGAHGISHRYITDKLQEILGKKSVNFVNLHIGNGASLCAVKDSKSFDTSMGLTPLAGIMMGTRSGDIDPSIHEFLMKEMNVNISEFTNMLNKQSGLLGVSGVSSDMRDVRSAAENGNENAIFALELYVQKIVDYTSIYFNKIGPNVDALVFTAGVGENSPKFRQEVIDKINFRHIKLDSAKNNGNISEFELISTPDSEIPVYVIRTNEELVIARDAVKLYE, encoded by the coding sequence ATGTCTAAAATTTTGGTAATTAATGCAGGAAGTAGCTCAATTAAATTAACTCTTTTTAACAAAGAGAATTTTGAAGTTGTTGCTACAGGTATTGCTGAAAGAATTATTCTTCCAATGGGTAATATAACAATTAAATTCAATGGAAAACATGAAAAAGAATTAGCTTTACCAAACCACCATGTTGCAGCTCAACACATTTTGGAAATGTTAAATGAGTTAAAGATTATTAACGATGTTAAAGAAATAGAATACATTGGATATAGAATTGTCCAAGGTGGACCATACTTTGATAAAGCTTCAAAATTAACTGAAAAAGAAATTCAATTAATTGATGAAGTTTCAATTTATGCACCATTACACAACCCAGGAGCTATTCAAGCTATTAGAGCTTTTAATGAAGTAATTCCACATGCTAAAGCAAGCGCAAATTTTGATACCGCTTTCCATACAACAATTAATAAAGTAAATTCAACTTATCCTATTCCAAGAGAAATTAGTGAAAAATATGGAATTAAAAAATATGGTGCACATGGTATTTCGCACAGATATATAACTGACAAACTTCAAGAGATTCTTGGTAAAAAATCAGTTAACTTCGTCAACTTACATATTGGTAATGGAGCATCATTATGTGCTGTAAAAGACTCAAAATCTTTCGATACATCAATGGGACTTACACCTCTTGCTGGAATTATGATGGGTACTAGAAGTGGTGATATTGATCCATCAATTCATGAATTTTTAATGAAAGAAATGAATGTAAATATTAGTGAATTTACAAACATGTTAAATAAACAATCTGGACTTCTTGGTGTTTCTGGTGTATCAAGTGATATGCGTGATGTTAGAAGTGCTGCTGAAAACGGTAATGAAAATGCTATTTTTGCTCTTGAACTTTATGTACAAAAAATTGTTGATTACACATCAATTTACTTTAATAAGATTGGACCTAATGTTGATGCGTTAGTTTTTACAGCAGGAGTTGGTGAAAATAGTCCGAAATTCAGACAAGAAGTTATTGATAAAATTAATTTTAGACACATTAAGTTAGATTCAGCTAAAAACAACGGAAATATTTCTGAATTTGAGTTAATTTCAACTCCGGATTCTGAAATTCCTGTTTATGTAATTAGAACTAATGAAGAATTAGTTATTGCTCGTGATGCAGTTAAATTATATGAATAA
- a CDS encoding MAG1430 family protein yields MKTKLKNIILGASLVVSVGTSVALLSAKAVNNKNNTENQNIVPIKRTGLSFNLAELELNVKDEILKTKYASDFSDSYPRLFKNDVSAFYELKYKNYWENQFKLKDTNDFTDKNFSLITKKLRNINELYLDYNVTFYSYANDFTGELFLKIILVDKEDQKLYNDKKLESSKIRRFEHLYKVSGFKKLEKEENSNYYKFYPHSGSISKIKIKDYIKSYETVEKFKQTISDSYKSEKAQTLNSLLLDAVKYTNSTNVDYSSVRLQLNVNENDPDLVSLNIPVYSKVYEANEEELSKINEKVNVANNIQVEMFYLDFLYANEIYDLLTVTQKDGSHIYGLTIDEISKGYDEQTMNYNNLKIDVVKTPGTSDEKHKENQAKLEKLLEKFDIQFYPPVRNVETNCLEIQYKLIPHRTLFNKENSLIEFDFTSKFITPSNTNDKKGFSLESFKTESNSDENNTNSEENDNSQE; encoded by the coding sequence ATGAAAACAAAACTAAAAAATATCATTCTTGGTGCTTCTTTAGTAGTTTCAGTTGGAACTTCAGTTGCTTTATTATCAGCTAAAGCTGTAAATAATAAAAATAACACAGAAAATCAAAATATTGTTCCAATTAAAAGAACTGGATTATCTTTTAATTTAGCTGAATTAGAACTTAATGTTAAAGATGAGATATTAAAAACAAAATATGCTAGTGATTTTTCAGATTCATATCCAAGGTTATTTAAGAATGATGTTTCAGCATTTTATGAGCTAAAATACAAAAATTATTGAGAAAATCAATTTAAGTTAAAAGATACTAATGACTTTACTGACAAAAATTTTTCACTGATAACTAAAAAACTTAGAAATATTAATGAATTATATTTAGATTATAATGTGACTTTTTATAGCTATGCTAATGACTTTACTGGTGAATTATTCCTAAAAATTATTCTTGTTGATAAGGAAGATCAAAAGCTTTACAATGATAAGAAACTTGAATCAAGTAAAATCAGAAGATTTGAACATTTATATAAAGTAAGTGGATTTAAAAAACTTGAAAAAGAAGAAAATTCTAATTATTATAAATTTTACCCACATTCAGGTTCAATAAGTAAAATAAAAATCAAAGACTACATCAAAAGTTATGAAACAGTTGAAAAATTCAAACAAACAATTTCTGATAGTTATAAAAGTGAAAAAGCTCAAACATTAAATAGCCTACTTTTAGATGCTGTTAAATACACAAATTCTACAAACGTTGATTATTCAAGTGTTAGATTACAATTAAACGTTAATGAAAATGATCCTGATTTAGTTTCATTAAATATACCAGTTTATTCAAAGGTGTACGAAGCTAATGAAGAAGAATTGTCAAAAATCAATGAAAAAGTTAATGTTGCGAATAATATACAAGTTGAAATGTTTTACTTAGACTTTCTTTATGCTAATGAAATCTATGATTTGTTAACTGTCACTCAAAAAGATGGTTCACATATTTATGGTCTAACTATTGATGAGATTTCTAAAGGATATGATGAACAAACAATGAACTATAATAATTTAAAAATTGATGTAGTAAAAACTCCAGGTACTAGCGATGAAAAACATAAGGAAAATCAAGCAAAATTAGAGAAATTACTTGAAAAATTTGATATTCAATTTTATCCTCCTGTGAGAAATGTTGAAACAAATTGTTTAGAAATTCAATATAAACTAATTCCACATAGAACTTTATTTAATAAAGAAAATAGTTTGATTGAATTTGACTTTACTTCAAAATTTATCACTCCTTCAAATACAAATGATAAAAAAGGATTTTCATTAGAATCTTTTAAAACAGAATCTAACTCTGATGAAAATAATACTAATAGCGAGGAAAATGACAATAGTCAGGAATAA
- a CDS encoding ribonuclease J: MNPTRIIPLGGVQEIGKATLLIEQDDHIFLIDAGIKFADTFTTGIKGIIPNYSYLNLPNKKVEALFITHGHEDHIGGVIYLVKQTKLKKIFAPKIAISYLKLKFEEHKITRKIEFFEIDKNDTYKFPKGVVVDFWTAQHSIPDAFGVRITTPHGKIMCTGDFRFDYTPIGNYTDFARLDEIGKQGLTALLSDSTNAMRPFHSPSEKDILVDIKKHMENAKRKIIITAFASNLTRVKVIIELAAQLDKKIVTFGRSMIQGIKIGRKLGYIDVPSDIFIDKKQLSSIDDSKLVVLTTGSQGEQLAALSRMSYGKHPSIKISKGDTVIFSSSPIPGNRMVIELLINRLYKLGATIKENGTDGYLHTSGHAYRHEHDKIFQLTKPKYFIPYHGEYRMSIVHGQSGVENGVDPNNIIIPEAGRVYEMKDEVITPTNEMIDYGPIYIDGTSILNTNAALIKERAKLGTSGFVSTILTINKKTNSIIGKPQIISRGAFFVKNSTKLIEETKRIVHGSILHCIRNNSNWTIPELKQLIIDRLSTLYHKERRRVPLIIPIFNIIDTDEAKDKNNKNKKDKKLKVTFESDQKTNTQQQKRSGVAQAEKIVEELRKGINKKVKETEEHMYNEMSEDEEL; the protein is encoded by the coding sequence ATGAACCCAACAAGAATCATACCCTTAGGTGGAGTTCAGGAAATTGGTAAAGCCACCCTATTAATTGAACAAGATGATCACATCTTTTTAATTGATGCTGGAATTAAATTTGCTGATACTTTCACAACAGGAATTAAAGGAATTATTCCTAATTATTCATACTTAAATTTACCTAATAAAAAAGTCGAAGCTTTATTTATAACACATGGACATGAAGACCATATCGGTGGTGTTATTTATTTAGTTAAACAAACTAAACTCAAGAAAATTTTTGCACCTAAAATTGCTATTAGTTACTTAAAACTTAAATTTGAAGAACATAAAATAACACGCAAAATCGAATTCTTTGAAATTGACAAAAATGACACTTATAAATTCCCAAAAGGAGTTGTAGTAGATTTTTGAACTGCACAACACTCAATTCCTGATGCTTTCGGTGTAAGAATTACAACTCCACATGGAAAAATTATGTGTACAGGAGATTTTAGATTTGACTATACGCCTATTGGAAACTACACCGACTTTGCTCGTTTAGATGAAATTGGAAAACAAGGTTTGACTGCTTTACTTAGTGACTCAACTAATGCAATGCGCCCTTTTCACTCACCTAGCGAAAAAGATATTTTAGTTGATATCAAAAAGCATATGGAAAATGCAAAACGCAAAATCATTATTACAGCTTTTGCATCAAATTTAACTAGAGTTAAGGTTATTATTGAACTAGCCGCTCAGTTAGATAAAAAAATTGTTACTTTTGGTCGTTCTATGATTCAAGGAATTAAAATTGGACGTAAATTAGGTTATATCGATGTTCCGTCTGATATTTTTATTGATAAAAAACAACTTTCATCGATTGATGATTCTAAACTCGTTGTTTTAACTACTGGTTCACAAGGTGAGCAACTTGCAGCTCTTTCAAGGATGTCATATGGTAAACATCCATCAATAAAAATTTCCAAAGGTGATACAGTAATTTTCTCAAGTAGTCCAATCCCCGGAAACAGAATGGTGATTGAATTACTTATAAATAGACTTTATAAATTAGGTGCTACAATAAAAGAAAATGGTACCGATGGATATCTTCACACTTCTGGACACGCTTATCGTCATGAACATGATAAAATTTTTCAATTAACAAAACCTAAATATTTCATTCCATATCATGGTGAATATAGAATGTCAATAGTACATGGTCAAAGTGGTGTTGAAAATGGTGTGGATCCTAATAACATTATTATTCCTGAAGCTGGAAGAGTTTACGAAATGAAGGATGAAGTTATTACTCCTACAAACGAAATGATTGATTATGGACCAATTTATATTGATGGTACATCCATTTTAAATACTAATGCAGCATTAATTAAAGAACGTGCAAAATTAGGAACTTCAGGATTTGTTTCAACTATTTTAACAATCAATAAGAAAACAAATTCAATCATCGGAAAACCACAAATCATAAGCCGTGGAGCATTCTTTGTTAAAAATTCAACAAAACTAATTGAAGAAACTAAAAGAATTGTTCATGGTTCAATATTGCACTGTATAAGAAATAATTCAAATTGAACAATCCCTGAATTAAAACAACTTATCATTGATCGTCTCTCAACTTTATATCACAAAGAAAGAAGACGTGTTCCGTTAATTATTCCTATCTTTAACATAATCGACACAGATGAAGCAAAAGATAAGAATAACAAAAACAAAAAAGATAAGAAACTAAAAGTTACTTTTGAATCTGATCAAAAGACCAATACACAACAACAAAAACGTTCAGGGGTTGCCCAAGCCGAAAAAATTGTTGAAGAACTTAGAAAAGGCATCAATAAAAAAGTTAAAGAGACCGAAGAACATATGTATAACGAAATGTCAGAAGACGAGGAATTATAG
- a CDS encoding phosphate acetyltransferase, with protein sequence MKFIDLLDKKIKEINTTKKIVLIDGDDNRSIEAAKSLSKKYKNIEVTLLVEKDHEPVDNLHFLNMNSDKNVIEQMVKDYVVLRKGKETEEQAIKALSSRPFYAMMLLAQGKIDGVVGGLNYSTADILRAAFKTIGPKPGIKTISSVMIMHKDEDTLIFSDISVNPKPNQEQLSEIGLNAADFAKQMGFDPRVAFLSFSTDGSAKTDETVMVRNATDLFNENYKGVKAIGEIQLDAALVSEIRKAKYSRESYSERANVLVFPDLGAGNIGYKLVQRLGGYGAIGPVVVGTNKPVNDLSRGSTVEDVLNTVLITVLQSEGV encoded by the coding sequence ATGAAATTTATTGATTTATTAGACAAAAAAATAAAAGAAATCAATACAACTAAAAAAATTGTATTGATTGATGGTGATGATAATAGAAGCATTGAAGCGGCTAAATCACTTTCTAAAAAATACAAAAATATTGAAGTGACTTTATTAGTTGAGAAAGATCATGAACCAGTTGATAATTTACATTTTTTAAACATGAACAGTGATAAAAATGTAATTGAACAAATGGTTAAAGATTATGTAGTTTTAAGAAAAGGTAAAGAAACTGAAGAACAAGCAATCAAAGCACTTAGTTCGCGTCCATTTTATGCAATGATGCTTTTAGCTCAAGGAAAAATTGATGGAGTTGTTGGTGGATTGAATTATTCAACAGCAGACATTTTAAGAGCAGCATTTAAAACTATTGGACCAAAACCTGGAATCAAGACAATTAGTTCAGTTATGATTATGCATAAAGATGAGGATACATTAATCTTTAGTGACATTTCAGTAAACCCAAAACCTAATCAAGAACAACTTAGTGAAATTGGACTTAATGCAGCTGATTTTGCTAAACAAATGGGATTTGATCCTAGAGTTGCGTTTTTAAGCTTTTCAACAGATGGTTCTGCCAAAACTGATGAAACAGTCATGGTAAGAAATGCAACTGATTTATTTAACGAAAATTATAAAGGCGTTAAAGCTATTGGTGAAATACAACTCGATGCAGCTTTAGTTTCTGAAATTAGAAAAGCAAAATATTCTAGAGAATCTTATAGCGAAAGAGCCAATGTTTTAGTTTTCCCAGATTTAGGTGCTGGAAATATTGGATATAAATTAGTTCAACGTCTTGGAGGCTATGGTGCAATTGGACCAGTAGTAGTCGGTACAAACAAACCAGTAAATGACCTTTCGAGAGGAAGTACAGTTGAAGATGTTTTAAATACTGTTTTAATTACAGTTTTACAATCAGAAGGAGTTTAA
- the coaD gene encoding pantetheine-phosphate adenylyltransferase encodes MNKKYAIYPGSFDPWHKGHMEILKKALKIFDAIFIIVSINPDKDNQSNIDKRFNDVKEKVKDLDNVEVLINKSGFIADIARELKVNFIIRSARNNTDFNYELELAAGNKTLNNELETILIMPNYEDINYSSTLERHKEKLKNV; translated from the coding sequence ATGAATAAAAAGTACGCTATTTATCCAGGTTCCTTTGATCCTTGACACAAAGGACACATGGAAATATTAAAAAAAGCATTAAAAATTTTTGATGCTATTTTTATAATAGTTTCAATAAATCCTGATAAAGATAATCAATCAAACATAGATAAAAGATTTAATGACGTAAAAGAAAAAGTTAAAGATTTAGATAATGTTGAAGTTTTAATTAATAAAAGTGGATTTATTGCAGATATAGCTAGAGAGTTAAAAGTAAATTTCATTATCAGAAGCGCAAGAAATAATACTGATTTTAATTATGAACTAGAACTTGCTGCCGGGAATAAAACATTAAACAACGAACTTGAAACAATTTTAATTATGCCTAATTATGAAGATATAAATTACAGTTCAACACTTGAAAGACATAAGGAGAAACTTAAAAATGTTTAA
- the pyk gene encoding pyruvate kinase — MNLINKRSKLVATIGPSSDNYDTLRSLIENGVTTVRANFSHGDHSEQLNKFVLGQQISKDLRIPVSLMLDTKGPEIRVGKMKDGVQQIKAGTELLIWTTEDKYKNFEGTDTEITVAYDMSADLIVGNQVLLDDGKLSTVVTEVGKGYVKAKAENSHKLKTNKRINLPGVDFTLPFLAQKDIDDVIFGIKSGINYVAASFVNSAKNVRELRELLNANGGEHVQIISKIESHLGVTNIDEIIAESDGIMVARGDLGLEIPYYDVPYFQKVMIRKCREAGKPVIVATQMLDSMENNPHPTRAEVTDVYLATELGADSTMLSGESANGKFPLEAVKVMSAINRRAEKEFYSKNYYDVQLEEVRKNSDPENPRSLIAYEVANRVRRGDYKYAIVLSRTGQLLKEVAKFRPNTAIIGIVNDEKMINAFGATSSVFTSVDSLRLFNEIKNNHASAIEALEPYEPQPGDKYLVVENHSITEHVVK; from the coding sequence ATGAACTTAATTAACAAAAGAAGTAAATTAGTTGCTACAATCGGTCCATCTAGTGACAATTACGATACATTACGTTCTTTAATTGAAAACGGAGTTACAACAGTTAGAGCTAACTTCAGTCATGGAGATCACTCAGAACAATTAAATAAATTTGTTCTTGGACAACAAATTTCAAAAGACTTAAGAATTCCTGTTTCATTAATGTTAGACACAAAAGGACCAGAAATTCGTGTTGGAAAAATGAAAGATGGTGTTCAACAAATTAAAGCAGGTACAGAATTACTTATTTGAACTACAGAAGATAAATACAAAAACTTTGAAGGAACAGACACTGAAATTACAGTTGCTTACGATATGTCAGCTGACTTAATTGTTGGTAACCAAGTTTTATTAGATGATGGTAAATTATCTACAGTAGTTACAGAAGTTGGTAAAGGTTATGTTAAAGCTAAAGCTGAAAACTCACACAAATTAAAAACAAACAAACGTATTAACCTTCCAGGTGTTGACTTTACACTTCCATTCTTAGCTCAAAAAGATATTGATGACGTTATCTTTGGAATTAAAAGTGGAATTAACTATGTTGCTGCTTCATTCGTTAACTCAGCTAAAAACGTTAGAGAATTACGTGAATTATTAAATGCTAATGGTGGAGAACACGTACAAATTATTTCTAAAATCGAGTCTCACTTAGGAGTTACAAATATCGACGAAATTATTGCTGAATCAGATGGTATTATGGTTGCTCGTGGAGATTTAGGATTAGAAATTCCTTACTATGATGTTCCATACTTCCAAAAAGTTATGATCAGAAAATGTAGAGAAGCTGGAAAACCAGTTATTGTTGCTACACAAATGTTAGACTCAATGGAAAACAATCCACATCCAACACGTGCTGAAGTTACAGACGTTTACCTTGCTACAGAATTAGGAGCAGACTCAACAATGCTTTCAGGTGAATCTGCAAACGGTAAATTCCCACTTGAAGCTGTTAAAGTTATGTCAGCAATCAACAGAAGAGCTGAAAAAGAATTCTACTCAAAAAATTACTATGATGTTCAACTTGAAGAAGTACGTAAAAACTCAGATCCAGAAAACCCACGTTCATTAATTGCTTATGAAGTTGCTAATAGAGTACGTCGTGGAGATTACAAATACGCTATTGTTCTTTCAAGAACAGGACAATTACTTAAAGAAGTTGCTAAATTCCGTCCAAACACAGCAATTATTGGTATTGTAAACGATGAAAAAATGATTAACGCTTTTGGAGCTACATCAAGTGTGTTCACATCAGTAGACTCATTACGTTTATTCAATGAAATCAAAAACAACCATGCAAGTGCTATCGAAGCTTTAGAACCATATGAACCACAACCAGGTGACAAATACCTTGTTGTTGAAAATCATTCAATTACAGAACACGTTGTTAAATAA